A portion of the Chryseobacterium tructae genome contains these proteins:
- a CDS encoding GNAT family N-acetyltransferase, which yields MKPEFENIPLVKAEKRFEIEFNGHYAFIDYRETSHQIALIHTEAEPELAGTGAAAAVVEKTLNYIEESGKKLLPFCPYVFAFIKKHPEWKRIVDEKFDGYDKL from the coding sequence ATGAAACCGGAATTTGAAAACATACCTCTTGTAAAAGCTGAAAAAAGATTTGAAATAGAATTCAATGGACATTATGCCTTTATTGATTATCGCGAAACTTCTCATCAGATAGCTTTGATCCATACCGAAGCAGAACCGGAGCTTGCAGGAACTGGTGCAGCAGCGGCAGTCGTGGAAAAGACTTTGAATTATATTGAAGAGAGCGGTAAAAAACTTCTTCCTTTCTGTCCTTATGTTTTTGCCTTTATTAAAAAACATCCTGAGTGGAAACGTATCGTAGATGAAAAATTTGACGGATACGATAAACTGTAG
- a CDS encoding NADPH-dependent FMN reductase: MKILAFAGSSSSTSINRELVKFVVKDFQNEEINLLDLNDFTMPVFSVDLEKKGFPDEAHQFLKAIEECDVIICSLAEHNRSYSAAFKNVFDWASRINVKVFQNKPMLLMSTSPGGYGGGNVMNTAKTFFPQFAADIKDTFSLPKFYENFDLESGIINPDILSELKTKIENFKNTITTND; this comes from the coding sequence ATGAAAATATTAGCATTTGCAGGCAGTAGTTCTTCTACTTCCATCAACCGGGAACTGGTAAAGTTTGTTGTAAAGGATTTCCAGAATGAAGAGATCAATCTCCTTGACCTTAATGACTTTACAATGCCTGTTTTTTCTGTGGATCTTGAAAAGAAAGGATTTCCGGATGAAGCCCATCAGTTTCTCAAGGCCATTGAAGAATGTGATGTTATTATTTGCTCTCTTGCAGAGCATAACCGATCTTATAGTGCTGCTTTTAAAAATGTTTTTGATTGGGCATCAAGGATTAATGTAAAAGTTTTCCAAAACAAGCCCATGCTTTTGATGAGCACTTCTCCCGGCGGATATGGCGGCGGAAATGTGATGAATACAGCTAAAACATTTTTCCCACAATTTGCAGCCGATATCAAGGATACTTTTTCACTACCAAAGTTCTATGAGAATTTTGATCTTGAAAGCGGAATCATCAATCCAGATATACTAAGCGAGCTGAAAACAAAGATTGAAAACTTTAAAAATACAATTACAACCAA
- a CDS encoding pirin family protein → MTTKKVEMVVSPRPAHFVGDGFRVHNFIPGVHGLDMKRMDPFIMLDYNSKFHFNGSDRPRGVGVHPHRGFETVTIAYNGKVEHHDSAGGGGVIGEGDVQWMTAAKGVLHKEYHETEWAKEGGIFQMVQLWVNLPAKDKMSHPKYQAIENSKMEKVDLGENGFVEVIAGTYDGHKGPAFTFTPVHMMNAKLTSGGKAEFNFPAHFNTAALVIEGNITINGEDHVKADHFALFKNEGEAFTIEAGEDSVVLIISGEPINEPIFPHGPFVMNSREEIMQAFEDFNTGKFGYLED, encoded by the coding sequence ATGACAACTAAAAAAGTAGAAATGGTAGTATCTCCAAGACCTGCCCACTTTGTAGGTGACGGTTTTAGAGTTCATAATTTTATTCCAGGCGTACATGGATTAGATATGAAAAGAATGGATCCTTTCATTATGCTTGATTATAATTCAAAATTTCATTTCAATGGTTCTGATAGACCAAGAGGGGTAGGTGTTCATCCACACAGAGGTTTTGAAACGGTAACCATAGCATATAATGGAAAAGTAGAACATCATGACAGTGCCGGAGGCGGTGGCGTTATTGGAGAAGGTGATGTACAATGGATGACGGCAGCAAAAGGAGTTCTTCACAAAGAATATCACGAAACAGAATGGGCTAAAGAAGGCGGAATCTTTCAGATGGTTCAGCTTTGGGTGAATCTTCCTGCAAAAGATAAGATGAGCCATCCAAAATACCAGGCTATCGAAAATTCTAAAATGGAAAAGGTTGATCTGGGTGAAAATGGTTTTGTAGAAGTGATTGCCGGAACATATGATGGTCATAAAGGTCCTGCATTTACCTTCACTCCTGTTCATATGATGAATGCTAAGCTTACATCAGGTGGTAAGGCAGAATTTAATTTTCCTGCCCACTTCAATACTGCAGCTTTGGTGATTGAAGGGAATATAACCATTAATGGAGAAGACCATGTGAAAGCAGATCATTTTGCACTCTTTAAAAATGAAGGAGAAGCCTTTACTATTGAGGCCGGAGAAGATTCAGTCGTTTTAATTATCAGCGGTGAGCCCATTAATGAACCGATTTTTCCTCATGGGCCTTTTGTAATGAATTCCAGAGAGGAAATCATGCAGGCATTTGAAGATTTTAATACAGGAAAATTTGGATATCTTGAAGATTAG
- a CDS encoding pirin family protein, whose amino-acid sequence MSNIGLIIEEKAADIGNFLVGRLLPFREKRAVGPFVFIDHMGPSELKDYQNLDVPPHPHIGLSTLTYLLEGSIFHRDSVGSALEIKPGAVNWMTAGKGVVHSERTPEYLRHSDKRLHGFQIWVGLPKHLEQSEPTFHHIEENDIPVWEEDGIQYKLIAGEAFGKTSPVPVHSKLFFIEIKTKEAKKISIGKDLYGEAAMYVLDGTVTTEGNSYGSKQLMIAKDTKLCEFDMSENGTVYLFGGEPFDEERFIFWNFVNSDKEAIDQAKVNWNDQNHDAFPLVPGDEQEYVPLPKAILNRK is encoded by the coding sequence ATGTCAAATATTGGACTTATCATCGAAGAAAAAGCAGCAGATATCGGGAATTTTCTGGTAGGAAGACTTCTTCCTTTCCGTGAAAAAAGAGCTGTGGGGCCTTTTGTTTTTATTGATCACATGGGGCCTTCGGAATTAAAGGATTATCAAAATCTAGATGTTCCACCGCATCCACATATCGGACTATCTACCTTAACTTACCTGCTTGAAGGCTCTATTTTCCATAGAGACAGTGTTGGCAGTGCACTTGAGATCAAACCTGGTGCTGTCAACTGGATGACTGCCGGAAAAGGAGTAGTACATTCCGAAAGAACTCCTGAGTATTTAAGACACAGTGATAAAAGACTTCATGGATTTCAGATCTGGGTAGGCCTTCCTAAACATCTTGAACAGTCTGAACCTACCTTCCACCATATTGAAGAAAATGACATTCCGGTTTGGGAAGAAGATGGAATTCAATATAAATTAATTGCCGGAGAAGCATTTGGAAAAACATCTCCAGTTCCTGTACACAGCAAATTATTCTTCATTGAAATCAAAACCAAAGAAGCTAAGAAAATCAGCATTGGAAAAGATCTTTATGGAGAAGCAGCAATGTATGTTCTGGATGGAACAGTAACAACGGAAGGGAATTCTTACGGCTCAAAACAACTGATGATTGCTAAGGATACTAAACTTTGTGAATTCGATATGAGTGAAAACGGCACCGTATATCTTTTCGGAGGTGAACCTTTCGATGAGGAACGTTTTATCTTCTGGAACTTTGTGAATTCTGACAAGGAAGCAATCGATCAGGCTAAAGTAAATTGGAATGATCAGAATCATGATGCATTTCCACTGGTTCCGGGTGATGAACAAGAATATGTTCCTCTTCCCAAGGCAATTTTAAACAGAAAATAA
- a CDS encoding MFS transporter: MTEATPQQAPIKKILPLILATAIFMQMLDSTILNTSLPSIAKDLHESPLNMQNAIISYVLTLAVFMPASGFLADRFGTKKVFIFSLLLFSLGSLFCSLSQNLTHLVISRVIQGVGGSLMTPVGKLALIKTFDKNELLKAMNFAIIPALIGPVLGPLVGGYMVDYLSWHWIFLINIPIGVLGIILGLKFMPDYKSSDVDFDLKGFLIFAAASLLLSVSLELFGDMQNITPVLIVFILGFLFLYYYYKHAKKEGHPIFPLNLFQVRTFRVGIIGNLATRLGISSVPLLLPLMIQIAYKQSAVTSGWITAPMALTAIFGKSSVIKILDKYGYRQTLMVNTFIIGTLICMLAIPDIHTSLYWFVPIIAVLGFFNSIQFTSMNTISIADLRNFQTSSGNSLISVNQQLAIGFGIAFGLIVLKIFESSDLIQGETHNAFRYTFLTVGILTILSGFVFRRLHISDGKNMKSKEE, encoded by the coding sequence ATGACAGAAGCGACCCCTCAACAGGCACCAATAAAGAAAATTCTCCCATTAATTCTGGCCACAGCTATTTTTATGCAAATGCTGGACTCAACGATTCTGAACACCTCTCTCCCATCCATTGCCAAGGATCTTCATGAATCTCCACTGAATATGCAAAATGCCATTATCAGTTATGTATTGACATTAGCCGTTTTCATGCCTGCAAGTGGATTTCTGGCTGATCGTTTCGGAACTAAAAAAGTATTTATTTTCTCGCTGTTATTATTCAGTTTAGGATCTTTATTCTGTTCTTTATCTCAAAACCTCACGCATCTTGTTATTTCCAGAGTAATTCAGGGGGTTGGAGGAAGCTTGATGACTCCGGTCGGAAAGCTGGCACTTATTAAAACTTTTGATAAGAATGAATTGCTTAAAGCAATGAACTTTGCTATTATTCCTGCACTTATAGGGCCTGTTTTAGGGCCTCTAGTTGGTGGTTATATGGTGGATTATCTATCATGGCACTGGATATTCCTCATCAATATCCCAATTGGGGTGTTAGGAATTATTTTAGGATTAAAATTCATGCCCGATTACAAATCCAGTGATGTAGATTTTGATTTGAAAGGATTTTTAATTTTTGCAGCAGCATCTCTCCTCCTTTCTGTTTCACTCGAACTTTTCGGGGACATGCAAAATATAACGCCGGTTCTCATTGTATTTATCCTTGGATTCTTGTTTCTTTATTATTACTATAAACACGCAAAAAAAGAAGGTCATCCGATCTTTCCTTTAAATCTGTTTCAGGTAAGAACGTTCCGAGTAGGAATTATAGGAAATCTTGCCACAAGACTAGGGATTAGCTCTGTTCCCTTGTTACTTCCCCTGATGATTCAGATTGCTTATAAACAGTCTGCGGTAACTTCAGGCTGGATCACTGCTCCTATGGCTCTAACGGCTATATTCGGGAAATCATCGGTAATTAAAATTCTTGATAAATATGGTTATCGACAAACATTAATGGTGAATACATTTATCATCGGAACGTTGATCTGTATGTTGGCTATTCCTGATATTCATACCTCTTTATATTGGTTTGTTCCTATTATTGCTGTTCTCGGATTTTTTAACTCGATTCAGTTCACCTCAATGAATACGATTTCCATTGCAGATCTTAGAAATTTTCAGACCAGCAGTGGCAATTCTTTAATCTCAGTTAATCAGCAGCTCGCTATTGGTTTCGGAATTGCTTTTGGATTAATTGTTCTAAAGATATTTGAAAGTTCAGACCTCATCCAGGGGGAAACACACAATGCCTTCCGATACACTTTTCTTACCGTAGGAATATTGACGATCCTATCGGGATTCGTATTTAGAAGACTCCATATTTCGGATGGAAAAAATATGAAATCGAAGGAAGAATAG